A genomic region of Candidatus Dormiibacterota bacterium contains the following coding sequences:
- a CDS encoding phosphatidate cytidylyltransferase, whose amino-acid sequence MRRVIVGLLLAAVGFACVFMPWTFYLLVLVIALFCLYELDKLCEVKGQPLEYPVAVLGVFLYALFASLGTLHKWEGVLVAGIVVVAFAIGMYGEESGYFARTANTLLAVLYIGKLLTYFIFIRQIPYDGFAWTMYAIVLVALSDIFGMFVGTAIGRHRFSRISPKKTVEGSVGSLLLVGAVATALALIPQLHLQLWQGTVIGVLTNVAAQAGDLVESALKRDAGVKDAGSVIQGHGGMLDRFDSYLFGGTAFFAALHLVGLLKMQ is encoded by the coding sequence ATGCGACGCGTCATCGTCGGCTTGCTGCTGGCCGCCGTCGGCTTCGCCTGCGTCTTCATGCCGTGGACGTTCTATCTACTCGTCCTCGTCATCGCGCTCTTCTGCCTTTACGAGCTCGATAAGCTGTGTGAAGTCAAGGGACAGCCGCTCGAATACCCGGTCGCGGTGCTCGGCGTCTTCCTGTACGCGCTCTTTGCGAGCCTCGGCACGCTGCACAAGTGGGAGGGCGTGCTCGTCGCCGGCATCGTCGTCGTGGCGTTCGCGATCGGAATGTACGGCGAGGAGTCGGGGTACTTCGCGCGTACGGCCAACACGCTGCTCGCCGTGCTCTATATCGGCAAGCTGCTGACGTACTTCATCTTCATTCGGCAGATTCCGTACGACGGCTTCGCCTGGACGATGTACGCGATCGTGCTCGTCGCGCTCAGCGACATCTTCGGCATGTTCGTGGGTACGGCGATCGGGCGCCATCGTTTCTCTCGCATCTCACCGAAAAAGACCGTCGAAGGTTCGGTAGGATCGCTGCTGCTCGTCGGGGCCGTTGCAACGGCGCTCGCGCTAATTCCCCAGTTGCATCTGCAGCTCTGGCAAGGTACGGTAATCGGCGTGCTCACGAACGTCGCGGCGCAGGCCGGCGACCTCGTCGAATCGGCCCTCAAGCGCGACGCCGGCGTTAAGGATGCGGGCTCCGTCATCCAGGGGCATGGCGGCATGCTCGACCGCTTCGACTCGTATCTCTTCGGGGGCACGGCGTTCTTCGCGGCGCTGCATCTCGTCGGATTGCTGAAGATGCAATGA
- a CDS encoding 1-deoxy-D-xylulose-5-phosphate reductoisomerase, protein MSERKRVAILGSTGSIGTQALDVIARFPDRFDVVALAAGRNVDLLREQAQRFECAVTASAQDGQSGLYRVAVESNPDVVLAATDGAVAFDAIFAAVERGIDVAVANKELIVAAGELLMRLAAKCGARILPVDSEHSAIFQCLIGETHESVERIVLTASGGPFLRAPRQEIENATVEAALAHPTWRMGHKNTIDSATLMNKGLEVIEASRLFGMPVQRIGVVVHPQSIVHGFVLFADGSVKAQLAAPDMRLPIGYALAYPQRLTWSPFEGGSELLAIGGKPGEAAIRYDYELPDLERFPCLGLAYEALARGGAAPAVLSAANEVAVEAFIEGKMRFGEIARLIERVMGEVLRQDDGELTLDGVRLADRRARACAEGIIGKVTT, encoded by the coding sequence ATGAGCGAGCGCAAGCGCGTCGCCATCCTCGGCTCGACCGGATCGATCGGCACGCAGGCGCTCGACGTCATCGCGCGCTTTCCCGATCGTTTCGACGTCGTTGCGCTCGCGGCGGGCCGCAACGTCGATCTGCTTCGCGAGCAGGCGCAGCGCTTCGAGTGCGCCGTCACGGCGAGCGCGCAAGACGGACAGAGCGGCCTCTATCGCGTCGCTGTGGAGAGCAATCCCGACGTCGTGCTGGCCGCGACCGACGGCGCCGTCGCATTCGACGCGATCTTCGCCGCCGTCGAACGCGGGATCGATGTCGCTGTCGCCAACAAGGAGCTGATCGTCGCTGCGGGCGAGCTCTTGATGCGCCTGGCCGCGAAGTGCGGCGCGCGCATTCTTCCGGTCGACAGCGAGCACAGCGCGATCTTTCAATGTCTGATCGGCGAGACGCACGAGAGCGTCGAGCGCATCGTGCTCACCGCGTCGGGCGGCCCGTTTCTGCGCGCACCGCGCCAGGAGATCGAGAACGCGACGGTCGAGGCGGCCCTCGCGCACCCGACGTGGCGCATGGGGCACAAGAACACGATCGACTCGGCGACGCTGATGAACAAGGGCTTGGAGGTCATCGAGGCGAGCCGTCTCTTCGGAATGCCGGTGCAGAGAATCGGCGTCGTCGTCCATCCGCAATCCATCGTGCACGGCTTCGTGCTCTTCGCCGACGGGAGCGTGAAGGCGCAGCTCGCAGCGCCGGACATGCGCCTGCCGATCGGCTACGCCCTCGCCTACCCGCAGCGCCTCACCTGGTCCCCGTTCGAGGGCGGGAGCGAGCTGCTCGCGATCGGCGGCAAGCCCGGGGAAGCCGCAATTCGCTACGACTACGAGCTCCCGGACCTCGAGCGCTTCCCGTGTCTGGGGCTTGCCTACGAGGCGCTCGCCCGCGGTGGCGCGGCGCCGGCCGTCCTCTCGGCTGCCAACGAAGTCGCCGTGGAGGCGTTTATAGAAGGGAAGATGCGCTTTGGAGAGATCGCACGCCTGATCGAGCGGGTCATGGGTGAGGTTCTTCGGCAGGACGACGGCGAGCTGACTCTCGACGGCGTTCGTCTCGCCGACCGGCGCGCTCGCGCGTGCGCCGAGGGGATCATTGGGAAGGTAACGACGTAA
- a CDS encoding M50 family metallopeptidase — MLLAIVTLDGTLKVVTFLVMLSVLVVLHELGHFILARRNGVRVNEFAVGMGPKIFGWKSPRTGTQYSVRALLIGGYCAMHGEDAKTSEAAQQREFQQEREEHVQPLDADNFQAKSPWQRLSIIVAGPLANFILAYVILLLGAFAFGVESPSSAQAVVGQVVPHSPAALHGLRPGDRIVALDGRPVTNGDALVTAINGSLGRRVTLDYVRNGARYEFDATPVRCASLEPVRAQEREKGCIGFSPFPAFARVGFGEAFVVSAKEYGDIASNVFGSIALLATDFPKYSSQVTGVVGMGQAATTIQSFGWGPYLALAATISFALGVFNLLPIPALDGGRGAFIVAELIRRKPVDPEREGMVHLAGFAVLLVLMLVIALHDIMRIVAGQGAF; from the coding sequence ATGCTGCTTGCCATCGTCACGCTGGACGGAACCCTGAAAGTCGTCACGTTTCTCGTGATGCTCTCGGTGCTCGTCGTGCTGCACGAGCTCGGGCATTTCATTCTCGCGCGCCGCAACGGCGTGCGCGTCAACGAGTTCGCGGTCGGCATGGGCCCGAAGATCTTCGGCTGGAAGAGCCCGCGCACCGGAACGCAGTACTCGGTGCGGGCGTTGCTGATCGGCGGCTATTGCGCGATGCACGGCGAGGACGCGAAGACGAGCGAGGCGGCGCAGCAGCGTGAGTTTCAGCAGGAGCGCGAGGAGCACGTGCAACCGCTCGACGCCGACAACTTCCAGGCGAAATCGCCGTGGCAGCGGCTCTCCATCATCGTCGCAGGGCCGCTCGCGAACTTCATCCTCGCGTACGTGATTCTGCTCTTGGGCGCGTTCGCGTTCGGCGTCGAGAGCCCGAGCAGCGCGCAGGCGGTCGTCGGGCAGGTCGTGCCCCACTCGCCCGCCGCGCTTCACGGCCTCAGGCCCGGCGATCGCATCGTCGCGCTCGACGGCAGACCGGTCACGAACGGCGATGCGCTCGTCACCGCGATCAACGGCTCGCTGGGCAGGCGCGTCACCCTCGATTACGTGCGGAACGGCGCGCGGTACGAGTTCGACGCGACGCCGGTGCGCTGCGCGTCGCTCGAGCCCGTTCGAGCGCAGGAGCGCGAGAAGGGCTGTATCGGCTTCTCACCCTTCCCCGCGTTCGCGCGCGTCGGATTCGGCGAGGCCTTCGTCGTGAGCGCGAAGGAGTACGGCGACATCGCAAGCAATGTCTTCGGCAGCATCGCTTTGCTGGCGACGGACTTCCCGAAATACTCGAGTCAAGTGACGGGCGTCGTCGGCATGGGACAGGCGGCGACGACCATTCAAAGCTTCGGTTGGGGACCCTATCTCGCGCTCGCGGCGACGATCTCGTTCGCGCTTGGGGTCTTCAACCTATTGCCGATTCCAGCGCTCGACGGCGGCCGCGGAGCCTTCATCGTCGCTGAGCTCATTCGGCGCAAGCCCGTCGATCCGGAGCGCGAGGGCATGGTGCATCTGGCGGGTTTTGCCGTCTTGCTCGTCCTCATGCTCGTCATCGCGCTGCACGACATCATGCGCATCGTTGCGGGACAGGGAGCCTTCTAG
- the ispG gene encoding flavodoxin-dependent (E)-4-hydroxy-3-methylbut-2-enyl-diphosphate synthase codes for MRRKSKPVFLQNKTGKTDAKSVWIGGDHPIVVQSMTTTDTADADKTLEQIYGLAMEGCEVVRVTVKDPPDAAGLPAIVHRSPVPIVADIHFDHKMALAAIEAGVAKLRLNPGNIRDPKKVVEVVDAAKARGIPMRIGVNMGSLAPDLEKTLGHTAEAMVGSAIRHVEILEEHGHTDIIISLKAHDVNTTVDAYRLMDQTLRERGTPYALHLGITEAGLLRDGTVKSSIGLGILLYEGIGDTLRVSLAADPIEEVPVCWSILKSLGLREKGFEITACPSCGRAEISVLELGEQVEKIAKEYTAPVKVAVMGCVVNGPGESKMADVGVAGGKGKGAIYRAGELVGTYPEDQLLDMLRLEIEKVIAEKYPAYAHELSASP; via the coding sequence TTGCGCCGCAAGAGCAAGCCGGTCTTTCTTCAGAACAAGACCGGAAAAACCGATGCGAAATCCGTGTGGATCGGTGGCGATCACCCGATTGTCGTGCAGTCCATGACCACGACCGACACCGCCGATGCCGACAAAACGCTCGAGCAGATCTACGGTCTCGCGATGGAAGGCTGCGAAGTCGTCCGGGTCACCGTCAAGGATCCGCCCGATGCCGCAGGCCTGCCCGCGATCGTCCATCGCTCCCCGGTGCCGATCGTCGCCGACATCCACTTCGACCACAAGATGGCGCTCGCGGCTATCGAAGCGGGCGTGGCGAAGCTGCGGTTGAATCCCGGGAACATTCGCGATCCCAAGAAAGTCGTCGAGGTCGTCGATGCGGCGAAGGCGCGCGGGATCCCAATGCGCATCGGCGTCAACATGGGCTCGCTCGCGCCCGATCTCGAGAAGACGCTCGGCCATACCGCCGAAGCGATGGTCGGCTCGGCGATTCGCCACGTCGAGATCCTCGAAGAGCACGGCCATACGGACATCATCATCTCGCTCAAAGCGCATGACGTGAACACGACCGTCGACGCGTACCGCTTGATGGATCAGACGCTGCGCGAGCGCGGCACGCCGTACGCGCTCCACCTCGGCATCACCGAAGCGGGCCTGCTGCGCGATGGAACCGTGAAATCCTCGATCGGACTCGGCATCTTGCTCTACGAGGGCATCGGCGACACGCTGCGCGTCTCGCTCGCCGCCGATCCCATAGAAGAAGTGCCCGTCTGCTGGTCGATCCTCAAGTCGCTCGGCCTACGCGAGAAAGGCTTCGAAATCACCGCCTGTCCGTCGTGCGGTCGCGCCGAGATCTCGGTGCTCGAGCTCGGCGAGCAAGTTGAGAAGATCGCCAAAGAGTACACCGCCCCGGTGAAGGTCGCCGTCATGGGCTGCGTCGTCAACGGCCCCGGCGAATCGAAGATGGCCGACGTCGGCGTTGCGGGCGGGAAGGGCAAGGGCGCGATCTACCGTGCGGGAGAGCTCGTCGGAACCTATCCCGAGGATCAGCTCTTGGACATGCTGCGCCTCGAGATCGAGAAGGTCATCGCAGAAAAATATCCCGCATACGCCCACGAGCTTTCGGCATCGCCGTGA
- a CDS encoding copper amine oxidase N-terminal domain-containing protein: MTYALPSVKLLALTTVIALVASIGLFVSRPVTVVVDGARLESDVPPVTTAPDDVYVPLRSIADALGARTFFDRKTGRVVVVRGSDALRLRVGDVHATLDGMRMTLDHSPFQVRGRVMVGLHTIARAFGVRVSYDPVAGRVNVMTPGIGEAPPAANLTSVTQ, from the coding sequence GTGACCTACGCGCTGCCTTCAGTCAAGTTGCTTGCTCTCACGACCGTGATCGCGTTGGTGGCGTCGATCGGGCTCTTCGTCTCGCGGCCCGTCACGGTCGTGGTCGACGGCGCGCGCCTCGAAAGCGACGTGCCCCCGGTGACGACCGCACCCGACGACGTCTACGTGCCGCTGCGCTCGATCGCCGACGCACTCGGCGCGCGCACGTTTTTCGATCGCAAGACCGGACGCGTGGTCGTCGTGCGCGGCAGCGACGCCCTGCGCCTGCGCGTCGGCGACGTGCACGCGACGCTCGACGGCATGCGAATGACGCTCGACCACTCGCCCTTCCAGGTCCGCGGCCGCGTGATGGTCGGATTGCACACGATCGCACGCGCATTCGGCGTACGGGTGAGCTACGATCCAGTTGCCGGCCGCGTCAACGTCATGACGCCAGGTATCGGCGAAGCGCCGCCGGCCGCAAACCTCACCTCCGTCACGCAGTAA
- a CDS encoding amino acid permease: MSFLSRLVATTNLEQLRALAQRKILRRALSGRDLVAIGLGTMIGGGIFTTIGTAVKGAGPAVIISYLLAALTSFFAALCYAELGSMVPIAGSAYTYAYATLGKLVAWVIGFALIFEYGISAAPVAQQFSASFQDVLKAAGITLPAWAQQSALAMHGPWWQFWSWDLLHSQYDLMAAVFVIALSLLLSIGIRESATANNVFVVLKIGALLVFIGAGALLFHAGNFHNFNPMGWGGLKPFGGMADFSSAVQPYGIVAIGAFVFFSYIGFDTATTTAEECRNPQRDIPTGVIGSLAIGTLLYCATAVVLLGAMPWNKVPVKDPLVVALTPLHAPWVGWIVTVGVLAGTTSVALASLLGQSRIFYVMARDKMLPPAVAYVHPRFKTPIYTTLITGVAVAALALIVPLVQLLNLVNIGTLSAFSVVCAGVLYLRAKRPDIPRSFKVPFVPLFPVLGIVLSMFLAIFGLSTITWEWFVGAVIVGLIFFFSYGFWKSNPAEIKPVEEPEGLAE, encoded by the coding sequence ATGTCCTTCCTGAGCCGGCTCGTCGCTACGACGAACCTGGAACAGCTGCGCGCTTTGGCCCAGCGCAAGATTCTGCGGCGGGCGCTCTCCGGCCGCGACCTCGTCGCGATCGGCCTCGGCACGATGATCGGCGGCGGCATCTTCACCACGATCGGCACGGCGGTCAAGGGAGCCGGGCCGGCAGTGATCATCTCGTACCTGCTCGCCGCCCTCACCTCGTTTTTCGCGGCGCTCTGCTACGCGGAGCTCGGCTCGATGGTGCCGATTGCCGGCAGCGCGTACACGTACGCCTACGCAACCCTGGGCAAGCTCGTCGCGTGGGTCATCGGCTTTGCACTCATCTTCGAGTACGGCATCAGCGCCGCGCCGGTTGCGCAGCAGTTTTCCGCGTCTTTTCAGGACGTGCTCAAGGCCGCGGGCATCACGCTCCCGGCGTGGGCGCAGCAGTCGGCGCTCGCAATGCACGGGCCGTGGTGGCAGTTCTGGAGCTGGGATCTCCTGCATTCGCAGTACGACCTGATGGCCGCGGTCTTCGTCATCGCACTCTCGCTCTTGCTTTCGATCGGCATTCGCGAGTCGGCCACGGCGAACAACGTCTTCGTCGTGTTGAAGATCGGCGCGCTCCTCGTCTTCATCGGCGCGGGCGCGCTGCTGTTCCACGCGGGGAACTTCCATAACTTCAACCCGATGGGCTGGGGCGGCCTGAAGCCCTTCGGCGGCATGGCGGATTTCTCGTCGGCGGTGCAGCCGTACGGCATCGTCGCCATCGGTGCGTTCGTATTCTTCAGCTACATCGGCTTCGACACGGCGACGACGACCGCCGAGGAATGCCGCAACCCGCAACGGGACATCCCCACGGGCGTCATCGGCTCGCTCGCGATCGGGACGCTGCTCTACTGTGCGACGGCAGTCGTGCTGCTCGGCGCGATGCCGTGGAACAAGGTTCCGGTGAAGGACCCGCTCGTGGTGGCGCTCACGCCGCTGCACGCGCCGTGGGTGGGCTGGATCGTCACCGTCGGCGTGCTCGCGGGAACGACGAGCGTCGCGCTCGCGTCGCTGCTGGGCCAGTCGCGCATCTTCTACGTCATGGCGCGCGACAAGATGCTGCCTCCTGCTGTTGCATACGTGCATCCGCGCTTCAAGACGCCGATTTACACGACGCTCATCACGGGCGTGGCCGTCGCCGCCCTCGCGCTCATCGTCCCGCTCGTGCAGTTGCTCAACCTCGTGAACATCGGCACCTTGAGTGCATTCTCCGTCGTCTGCGCCGGCGTACTGTACTTGCGCGCGAAGCGGCCCGACATTCCGCGCTCCTTCAAAGTGCCGTTCGTGCCGCTCTTCCCGGTGCTGGGGATCGTGCTGTCGATGTTCCTCGCGATCTTCGGGCTCTCGACCATCACCTGGGAGTGGTTCGTCGGCGCGGTCATCGTCGGCCTCATCTTCTTCTTCAGCTACGGGTTCTGGAAATCGAATCCGGCAGAGATCAAGCCCGTGGAGGAGCCGGAGGGGCTCGCGGAATGA
- a CDS encoding cob(I)yrinic acid a,c-diamide adenosyltransferase yields the protein MAKHTRIYTRTGDDGSTGLYSGARVQKQSPRIEAYGTVDELSSAIGVAIGAFGQDGLEIVRWLEWVQDVLFNLGAELATPSGSARTVPDVRDDDVAALERAIDEAEATLPALDTFIHPGGAPAGASLHFARTVCRRAERRVLTLRESEDDVDPTGLRYLNRLSDALFVWARAANAMLAVPERRWTKDASPP from the coding sequence ATGGCTAAGCACACGCGCATCTACACGCGCACCGGAGACGACGGCTCGACGGGACTCTACAGCGGCGCCCGCGTCCAGAAGCAGAGTCCGCGCATCGAAGCATACGGGACGGTCGACGAGCTGTCCAGCGCAATCGGCGTCGCCATCGGTGCGTTCGGCCAGGATGGACTCGAGATCGTGCGGTGGCTCGAATGGGTGCAGGACGTGCTCTTCAATCTCGGAGCGGAACTCGCAACACCGAGCGGATCGGCGCGTACTGTGCCGGACGTACGCGACGACGACGTCGCAGCGCTCGAGCGCGCGATCGACGAAGCCGAAGCGACGCTTCCGGCGCTCGACACCTTCATCCATCCCGGCGGCGCGCCCGCGGGAGCATCGCTGCACTTCGCGCGAACGGTCTGCAGACGCGCGGAGCGCCGCGTCCTCACGCTGCGCGAAAGCGAGGACGACGTCGATCCGACGGGGCTGCGCTATCTCAACCGCTTGAGCGACGCACTCTTCGTGTGGGCGCGCGCGGCTAATGCAATGCTCGCAGTACCGGAACGTCGCTGGACCAAGGACGCCTCGCCGCCATAG
- the proS gene encoding proline--tRNA ligase, with protein MSVELSKQPVVKEVPRKGDDLSAWYTAVCLRAELVSYSPVRGCVVLRPYGFGLWENLQRELDARFKATGHENAYFPLLIPESLLIKEAEHVEGFAPEVAWVTQGGSEQLTERLAIRPTSEAIIGTMYAQWIESHRDLPILINQWCNVVRWEKATRPFLRTMEFLWQEGHTAHATAKQAREETLKILDVYYDFAENVAALPVYAGVKSASERFPGAEETYSIEALMPDGKALQSATSHDLGQNFAKAYDITFADADKTIKHVYTTSWGMSWRMLGAVIMAHGDDRGLRLPPKLAPLEAVIVPIVKASDRRALEAAEQARAALADRGFRVRVDDRDQTPGWKYAEWEIRGVPVRIEIGPRDVDSASVTLVRRDKRKGEEGASRSVPTSVLAQAVREALDAVHANLFAQAKEFLTSHTFVVSERDEFFERCSSRAGMIDIAWCGRPECEAFVKAQTGATTRNLRVLEGEARCVACGEPARVRAYFAQSY; from the coding sequence GTGTCCGTCGAGCTTTCGAAGCAGCCCGTCGTCAAAGAAGTGCCGCGCAAAGGCGACGACCTCTCCGCGTGGTACACCGCCGTCTGTCTGCGCGCGGAGCTCGTCTCCTACTCGCCGGTACGTGGCTGCGTCGTCTTGCGCCCGTACGGCTTTGGCCTGTGGGAGAACCTTCAGCGCGAGCTCGACGCGCGCTTCAAGGCGACCGGCCACGAGAACGCCTATTTCCCGTTGCTCATCCCGGAGAGCTTGTTGATAAAGGAAGCGGAGCACGTCGAAGGCTTCGCGCCGGAGGTAGCGTGGGTGACGCAGGGCGGCAGCGAACAACTCACCGAACGCCTCGCGATTCGCCCGACGTCGGAAGCCATCATCGGAACGATGTACGCGCAGTGGATCGAGTCCCACCGGGATCTCCCGATACTCATCAACCAGTGGTGCAACGTCGTGCGCTGGGAGAAGGCGACGCGGCCGTTTCTGCGCACGATGGAGTTCCTCTGGCAAGAGGGTCACACCGCGCATGCAACCGCGAAGCAGGCGCGCGAGGAGACGCTCAAGATCCTCGACGTCTACTACGACTTTGCCGAAAACGTCGCTGCGCTGCCAGTATATGCGGGCGTGAAGAGCGCGAGCGAGCGCTTTCCAGGCGCAGAGGAGACGTACTCGATCGAAGCGCTGATGCCCGACGGCAAAGCCTTGCAATCGGCGACCTCACACGATCTCGGGCAGAACTTCGCGAAGGCATACGACATCACGTTCGCCGACGCCGACAAGACGATCAAGCACGTCTACACGACGTCTTGGGGAATGTCGTGGCGGATGCTCGGTGCGGTCATCATGGCGCACGGCGACGATCGTGGGTTGCGGCTGCCGCCGAAGCTCGCACCGCTGGAGGCCGTGATCGTTCCGATCGTCAAGGCGAGCGATCGCCGCGCACTCGAAGCGGCGGAGCAGGCGCGCGCAGCTCTCGCGGATCGCGGCTTTCGCGTTCGCGTCGACGACCGGGATCAGACGCCGGGGTGGAAGTACGCAGAGTGGGAGATCCGCGGCGTGCCGGTGCGCATCGAAATCGGCCCGCGCGACGTTGACAGCGCTAGCGTAACGCTCGTACGCCGCGACAAGCGCAAGGGCGAGGAGGGTGCGAGCCGCAGCGTTCCCACGAGCGTCCTCGCCCAGGCCGTGCGGGAAGCGCTCGACGCCGTGCACGCGAACCTGTTCGCGCAAGCCAAGGAGTTCCTGACGTCCCATACGTTCGTGGTGAGCGAGAGAGATGAGTTCTTCGAGCGATGCAGCAGCCGAGCCGGGATGATCGACATCGCGTGGTGCGGGCGCCCGGAGTGCGAGGCGTTCGTGAAGGCGCAGACCGGCGCGACCACGCGCAACCTTCGCGTCCTCGAAGGAGAGGCGCGCTGCGTCGCGTGCGGCGAGCCTGCTCGGGTACGCGCGTACTTCGCGCAATCGTACTGA
- a CDS encoding pitrilysin family protein — protein MYRKTVLPSGIRVITESMPAVRSATIGVWADVGSSAEATERRGISHVVEHMLFKGTTRRTARQIAETMDAVGGNLNAFTDKETTCYYAKVIDRHVPLAMDVLSDMFLRSLFDAEELSKEQRVILEEIKMYDDSPDEQIHDLFIRTMWKGANLGDPTIGSAETVSAVTSDDLRAHMRRFYAPNAVVATAAGNVEHDAFVTLVGECFGDFDGSSPPVCSESPRATPTTYFKHKDTEQAHLVIGAQSLSVRDDRRYQLAVLDTLLGGGMSSRLFQEVREKRGLVYSVYSFQAAYREAGLFGAYAGSSPENVQTCIDVISQEFAKMRDVAVGADELVRAKEHIKGSLTLSLEATSSRMIRLGRNEFALGRELTPEEVEERVDAVTREEVQALAGDLLAEDRIGLCVLGPVDEDVLDRRRFAA, from the coding sequence GTGTACCGCAAAACCGTTCTCCCCAGCGGGATTCGCGTCATCACGGAATCGATGCCGGCCGTGCGCTCCGCGACGATCGGCGTTTGGGCCGACGTCGGCTCTTCGGCCGAGGCGACCGAGCGCCGCGGCATCTCGCACGTCGTCGAGCATATGCTCTTCAAAGGCACGACGCGGCGCACGGCTCGGCAGATCGCGGAGACGATGGACGCCGTCGGCGGCAATCTCAACGCGTTCACGGATAAAGAAACGACCTGCTATTACGCCAAGGTCATCGATCGTCACGTTCCGCTCGCGATGGACGTTCTCTCCGACATGTTCCTTCGCTCGCTCTTCGATGCGGAGGAGCTGAGCAAAGAGCAGCGCGTGATCCTCGAAGAGATCAAGATGTACGACGACTCGCCCGACGAGCAGATACACGATCTCTTCATCCGGACGATGTGGAAGGGCGCGAACCTCGGCGATCCGACGATCGGCAGCGCAGAGACGGTCTCCGCCGTGACGTCTGACGACTTGCGCGCGCACATGCGCCGCTTCTACGCCCCCAACGCCGTCGTGGCGACCGCCGCCGGAAACGTCGAACACGACGCGTTCGTCACGCTCGTCGGCGAATGTTTCGGCGACTTCGACGGCTCGTCTCCGCCCGTATGCTCCGAGTCGCCGCGCGCCACGCCGACGACGTATTTCAAGCACAAGGACACCGAGCAAGCGCATCTCGTCATCGGCGCGCAGAGCCTGAGCGTTCGCGACGATCGCCGCTATCAGCTCGCCGTCCTCGACACCCTGCTCGGCGGCGGAATGTCGAGCCGCCTCTTCCAGGAAGTGCGCGAGAAGCGCGGCCTCGTCTATTCGGTGTACTCGTTCCAAGCCGCATACCGCGAAGCGGGCCTCTTCGGCGCCTACGCCGGAAGCTCGCCGGAGAACGTGCAGACCTGCATCGACGTGATCTCGCAAGAGTTCGCGAAGATGCGCGATGTCGCGGTAGGCGCGGACGAGCTCGTCCGCGCGAAAGAGCATATCAAGGGAAGCTTGACGCTCTCGCTCGAGGCAACGTCAAGCCGTATGATTCGTCTCGGGCGCAACGAGTTCGCCCTGGGCCGCGAGCTGACGCCCGAGGAGGTAGAGGAACGCGTCGACGCGGTCACGCGCGAGGAGGTACAGGCGCTCGCGGGCGATCTGCTCGCGGAAGATCGCATCGGCCTGTGCGTGCTCGGCCCGGTGGACGAGGACGTGCTCGATCGGCGTCGCTTTGCCGCATAG
- a CDS encoding DUF2837 family protein — protein MPHSASALPFWTWQLYVALAINVVIQAIQIGAYAARLAGVRTGRVATSISLFNLFVTASRLATMVYTLMLGPLADHAGNVVKSAPLAEVPGIQHTFELQLRLIILAGTVGTVIGGLLLPMFTYMYVRGVRSFERTRSLPHSLVRLFYPRVIVDVLRHVRLPSFKELLSFSPRRVPKRLLVFNVVVTGIYAIGVVAAYYASVLAPAVARTAIGTSGLINGIGTVAFTFFVDPTSSIIVDEAVKGERPHEDVKAMVFYLALTAVIGWVLSQLILWPSAEAIKIVAHLVNHGR, from the coding sequence TTGCCGCATAGCGCGTCGGCGCTGCCTTTTTGGACCTGGCAGCTCTACGTCGCACTCGCAATCAACGTCGTCATCCAAGCGATTCAGATCGGCGCGTATGCGGCCCGGCTTGCCGGCGTGCGCACCGGCCGCGTCGCGACCTCGATCTCTCTCTTCAACCTCTTCGTGACCGCGAGCAGGCTCGCGACTATGGTCTACACGCTGATGCTCGGGCCGCTCGCGGACCACGCCGGCAATGTCGTGAAGAGTGCGCCGCTCGCCGAAGTTCCGGGCATCCAGCACACGTTCGAGCTGCAACTCCGCCTCATTATTCTCGCGGGAACGGTGGGGACGGTGATCGGCGGGCTCCTCTTGCCGATGTTCACGTACATGTACGTACGCGGCGTGCGTTCGTTCGAACGCACGCGCTCGCTCCCGCACTCGCTCGTGCGGCTCTTCTATCCACGGGTCATCGTCGACGTTCTGCGGCACGTCAGGCTGCCGAGCTTCAAGGAGCTGCTCAGCTTCTCGCCGCGCCGCGTTCCCAAACGCTTGCTCGTCTTCAATGTCGTCGTCACCGGTATCTACGCGATCGGCGTCGTTGCCGCGTACTACGCAAGCGTGCTCGCTCCGGCGGTTGCGAGAACCGCAATTGGAACCTCCGGCCTCATCAACGGGATCGGTACCGTGGCCTTCACGTTCTTCGTCGATCCGACGTCGTCGATCATCGTCGACGAGGCGGTAAAGGGCGAGCGCCCTCACGAAGACGTTAAGGCGATGGTCTTCTATTTGGCGCTGACGGCCGTCATCGGCTGGGTACTTTCTCAGTTGATCCTATGGCCGTCCGCGGAAGCTATAAAGATCGTCGCTCATTTGGTGAATCATGGCCGATAA